TTTGGCCATCCGAGTGACGATTGTCTCGCGACATCTTAGCCGCACCACCCGTGTCTTGCGCCATCCCAGCGCCTCGCGAGGCCTTCATCGATGAGACTGTCTCCTAGTGAGCGCCCTCCTCGCGTGACGGTACGGAGCTTGCGGCCGTATTTGTCCTCGTCGCTCCAACCGGCCGATAGCGAGAATTTTCCGGCATTGAGCAGCGCCAGCAGGCGTGCCTTCGCCGCCTCGCCTTTGATCCGTTCCGCCTCGCAGCGCGGCGGGCTGAGTTCCGGCGTGTCGATATCCGCGATGCGGATCTTCTCCCCCTTGAACCAGAACGTGTCGCCATCGACGACGCAGTTCTTTCGCGTGCTATCGCCGCAGAATGAAAACGCGGCCGCCGACGTATCCGTCGGAGGCATGTAGGTGAGAGCGAGGACACCCGAGAGATCGCCAGCCCCGCCGAAGGCAAGCCATCCTCCCGCAGCAATGATGATGGCTAAGATGACCGCTGTCCGCGATGTGTGCCGGCCTTTCTTTCCCGATCGGGGCCATTTTCCCTGTGGGCGATTTCGATCTTTCCTGCCGCCGGACTTCCGCGCGCTTCTGATCGGAACCACATTCGATTTCGCCACTTGCCCGTCCTCTTCAGTTTGGCTCAACCTATCTTGGACTCGGTTTCATCTGTCTTCACGGACATGCCGAGCTTCGGGTGGTGTGCGAGGAGCGGGGCGCAGTCGGTCCCGCCTCCCTTCGGGCCACTTTGTTGAGGCTCCTGCGGCTGCGCTGTTCCCACTCCTCGCACGACGAGAATTCCCGAAATCCCGCCCTTAGGCGGCCGCTATGCTGATTTCTCCGATGCTCTTCATCTCTCCGGATCGACCTTGCTCGTTGCACTGCGCGTCGGCCGATCAGGCAAGCTCGCTGCGTGTTTCTCGGCTTCGGAAAACCGGTTCTTGCCCACGCACCCCTTCATATCGTCACGACGGAACCAGATCGCGCGTCCGCAGCGTAACGGTGCATTTCCAGCGGTGAAAACGATCTGTTCGTCGGCACGCATGCGCAGCACCTCATGCGGCTGGATCAGCGGTCGAGCTGCAAGTTGCTTCGATCGTGTGCGCGATGACCCTTTCGACTGGACACTGCGGCTGACCTGGTCGATCTCCACCGTCGTTGTGCCGCAACGGCGGGAAATGTATTCCGCAGTCTCCGGATCGTTGATCGCGGCGAAGGAAATCCAGCTGGCGCTCTCGAACCACTTGCTGGCGGCTTCCCGGCCGCCATAGGTCTCGCGCATCTGACCGATCGACTGGTAGATCATGGTCAGCGTGATCCCATACTTACGGCCGGCGTCCCGGGCGGTCTCCAGGATCCGCATGTAACCAAGGCGCGCCACCTCATCCAGGATGAAGAGTGCCCTCCCCTGCATCGCCCCATTGCGGTTGTAGATCGCGTTCAGAAACGAGCCGATGATGACGCGTGCCAGGCCCGAATGCGTCTCCAGTGTCTTGAGATCGACGTTGATGAAGACGTCCGTCTTTCCTCCGGCAAGATCAATCGTCGTGAAGGTCGTTCCCGAAACCAGGGCGGCGTAGTTCGGGTAGGACAGCCAGTGCGTTTCCTTCACCGCATTGGCATAGACCCCCGAAAAGGTTTCCGGCGTCATGTTGACGAAGGCAGCGACATTTTCCTTCACGAAATCCGAGTCCGAATTTTCGTAGATCGACTGCAGGCGTTGGCGCAACTTGGGTTCCGGCTCGGAGAGATTTTTTCGCACCTGCCGGAGCGTCTGGTCGTTTTCCTTCGTGTGTCCGGAGAGACAAACGTCGGCCATGAGCGCTGTCAGCAGTTGCAGAGCCGAGCCGCGAAAGAAGTCATCGCGAACGCCACGTGCGCCACCGCTGTCGCTCATGATCCACGAAGCAACGGAGGCGATATCCTCCTCTTTCGTTCCGCCGAAGCGGCCGATCCA
The sequence above is drawn from the Sinorhizobium fredii genome and encodes:
- a CDS encoding thermonuclease family protein, with protein sequence MIIAAGGWLAFGGAGDLSGVLALTYMPPTDTSAAAFSFCGDSTRKNCVVDGDTFWFKGEKIRIADIDTPELSPPRCEAERIKGEAAKARLLALLNAGKFSLSAGWSDEDKYGRKLRTVTRGGRSLGDSLIDEGLARRWDGARHGWCG
- the traG gene encoding Ti-type conjugative transfer system protein TraG; translated protein: MTRILLFLAPCVLMILSATGMSGIEQWLSEFGKTDAARRMLGRAGITLPYIVVSLVGISFLLASAGSMRIRTIGWGVVAGAIGALFIAAIRETMRLSAFAEQVPAGKSIFNYLDPATAIGATIALMSALFGIQVAIGGNGAFARAEPKRIYGKRALHGEADWMKLSQAGTLFPESGGIVIGERYRVDRDSVAGQSFRADSAETWGAGGTSPLLCFDGSFGSSHGIVFAGSGGFKTTSVTIPTALKWGGALVVLDPSNEVAPMVSKHRGDANRDVFVLDPKHSEIGFNALDWIGRFGGTKEEDIASVASWIMSDSGGARGVRDDFFRGSALQLLTALMADVCLSGHTKENDQTLRQVRKNLSEPEPKLRQRLQSIYENSDSDFVKENVAAFVNMTPETFSGVYANAVKETHWLSYPNYAALVSGTTFTTIDLAGGKTDVFINVDLKTLETHSGLARVIIGSFLNAIYNRNGAMQGRALFILDEVARLGYMRILETARDAGRKYGITLTMIYQSIGQMRETYGGREAASKWFESASWISFAAINDPETAEYISRRCGTTTVEIDQVSRSVQSKGSSRTRSKQLAARPLIQPHEVLRMRADEQIVFTAGNAPLRCGRAIWFRRDDMKGCVGKNRFSEAEKHAASLPDRPTRSATSKVDPER